The Notolabrus celidotus isolate fNotCel1 chromosome 23, fNotCel1.pri, whole genome shotgun sequence region acatttaaataaatacaaataatggaACACATAGGTAAAAAGATAggaatttaataaaaaataatacaaaaaaattaaatcaacaaattccatccacaaacactgagacattttgatttaaatatgCGAAATTCATTTAATCCTGCCCctttaaaggacttatgtctcagcaggatgcagaaaaacttgtccatgaatttatctttagcagactagactactgtaacggggtctttacaggactccctaaaaagtccatcagacggctgcagctcatccagaatgctgctgctcgagtcctaacaaggaccaaaaaagtagaccacatcactccagttcttagatctctacactggcttcctgtctgtcagagaatagactttaaaatcctgctgatggtttataaagcactgaatggtttaggcccaaaatacatcgctgatctgctgctactttatgaaccacctcgacctctgaggtcatcaggtactggtctgctttcagtccctagagtcagaacgaaacatggtgaagcagcgtttagtcatcatgctccacatatctggaacacactccctgaaagctgcaggtctgctccaactctcacctctttatatcaaagattaagacatttttatttgcctctgccttcctatcttagctcattttaactcactttaaattaaaattttaatgtaatttttaatatatttctaattttccttttcttttctgttttatcatatttgtcattttaattgtgttcttttatgcttgtctgaatgtctccattgcttttaatgttttaatgtaaagcacattgagttgccctcgtgtatgaaatgcgcaatacaaataaagctgccttgccttgccttgcctttattATATTGGAAAACTAGCATTCTCTCaataacacaagaaaaataagttaaGATCCCGAGAAATCAGATAGAATTAACcgcagtatttttattttatttatttatgaacctttatttaaccagatcaatcccattgagatcaagacctctgcaCAAAGGTGACCTGGctaagaggtcagcagcacacgtcaacaTATGTAAGACACGGTATAGAGCAGATTTACAGACAATGAGTAAAAAATACAGTTCATAATTTAAAAGgtgcaactaatttgcaaatGAAGTGCAGATAGAGATCACagacaacattttcttttaaaacacaggcactgttcagtggTCAGATTTTACATACAGTTCACAATGATGAGTGAGGAAAACTagcattcttattttttttttttttttgttatatttttgggcctttttgcctctGGATGCATGTCTATTCAAGGCTTCCATATTGAAtaatcaaacacacatcaggAAGAAGATTCTTATCCTAACCATTAAACATTCTACTGTCCTGTTATCTCTCTCACACAGGTGTAATGCAGATTTCTGTACTCCATGAATTCAAAGCTTCATCTGTTCCACGGAAAGAGAAATCCCACCTGAtttctgttctttgtttgtgtagCAGCTTCCTGTCTCTGAGGTCCAGCAGTGCAGCGAGTTGCCATGGCTTCTCCAGGGGGACAAGGAGGAGGCGGAGCTCTGTCCACAAGAGGAGGGGGCGGGGCCAGGAGGATGAAGTGGGCTCTTGAGCTGAGCCTGGGCAACACCAGGTGAACATGAACGCCACACAGAGAACACTCTTTGATCTGATGAACTCACAAAGATCTGAAACTGAAACACTGCAGgtttcatcttcctctctttgaatccactcctcctcctcttcttcatctgtcCTTTAAGGCCTTTGTTAttgtttgatgttgttgttgatcaCTGATTGCCTCATACCTGAACATGCTCGTGTCGTCTCTTCGCTGCAGGAGTCGTGACAGGCAGGGCGGTCAGGGAGACGTGGTGTATCCCATTGGGTACTCTGAGAAACCAGTACCTGACACCAGCATCCAGGAGACCGACAAGAACCTGGTGGAGAAGGTGAAGCGAGGGGAGGAGATCCTTTACCTCCTTTCTTGATTTTAAAGAGTGAATGTTTTTATGAAATAAGTTCAGCTGTGCTCAAGTTTCCttcatcaaaaacacaaagacgaataaaaacactgaaggatGGAGAGAACTGAAGGATAGAAAGAAGGAGAAGTAGATGAAGTACCACTTGAGTGCAGAGTTGTTACATAACGTATCCAGAATCAAGCGTTTCTATCTTTGATGataaaaaatcaaacaacagcagattttcatttcatgagaacatgagagaaaagaaaaggagcactctatctctccatctctctctctctccatctctgtcgtgatctcttttttctctctcttaatccctctctctctctgtccttctttctccctctgtctctctccatctctcactctttttctctttccgtctccctctctctctctcgtctctccctctcatctatctctctctctcactcttttctctctctctctttctcatctctctctctctctctctctccatccttcactttccctctccgtctctcgtctcttcctctctctcctctttttccatcTCCATTACTTcctatgtctctctctttctccgtcCCCCTATCACTCTTGGTCTCTCTGTCgccctctctctccagctccatgcctctccctctctctctttgtctctctccgtctttctctctctatccccctctctctttccgcatccatatctctctctccctcttcatctctctctctccttctctctcgctctcatcctctctccctCATCCCTTTATTGTCCTGTCTGTTCAGTGACAGCGTGGTGGAatcattcacaaacacagaaatcaaaataaaacacttcataTCAAAATCCTACGAAATATGAAAGATAATATTTATTATAAGTAACCATTTTAACAGAATGATCAATAGTTTGGTAATAAcagtgttctctctctctctctctctctctctctctctctctctctccgtggtGCAGCGCTGCTGGGACGTGGCCCTCGGTCCCCTGAAGCAGATCCCCATGAACCTGTTCATCATGTACATGTCAGGAAACACCATCTCCATCTTCCCCATCATGATGGTGTGCATGATGGCGTGGAGGCCCATCCAGGCGCTCATGTCCCTGTCAGCCAGTGAGTGtccccttctctccttctctcctcctctccttctctccgcCTCATCATGTTTATAGACCTCCTGTTtgatctgtttgtgttcacgtcttccttctctttcctctcagcCTTTAAGTTGTTGGAGAGCTCCAGTCAGCAGTGGCTTCAGGGCTTCGTGTACCTGATCGGGAACCTGCTGGGGTCCGCGTTGGCCATTTACAAGTGTCAGTCGATGGGACTGCTGCCCACACACTCGTCTGATTGGCTGGCTTTCATAGACCCGCCTCAGGTAAGAGTCTTTTCAGGTCATTATCATGTAATTGCAAACAAGTAACAGCTAAACCAGAGAGTCTGGTATAGTCCAGTATTACATGTCGTCTGTGGTTTCCTGTCCTACTGGTTGATCTTTACAAATCCTCGTTATGAGCTCATTTACTTGATCGGTTCTTCAGTTTTGGTCATGTACCTCAAAAAGTATCCAAGTTATCTTGGTGTGCAGTCCTCAAAAATCCTGGCTGCAGTACACGTTTGAGCCAGTAGAGGGCACAATACGTCCACTTTGTCGTTAGAATTGTATTTACtcgtttattttttttaatatctgtttattttaatttttacacattacatacaaaagatcaatgtaaacaaataaagaaagtgatgttttttttatgagaaaaacaatAAGTGATTGTACgaaaaagcaaccaataataataaatgataataatttagaataaaagatgaataaataaaggggaaataaataatagtgaaactacaataagataaagaggttaatatttaaaaaataattaagtggaaaaggaaaaaaagcattaagaataacaattaaaaaagataataaatataaataaataaatgaaaatttaaaattataataccaaaaacaaactgagaagtCGTTGGAATTTTAAATCATAATTTTTCTAGTTTATTGGACCAGTATTGATCTAAAGgaacataatgaaaatatttaattttacgTAATAATCCTATTTATAGGATCTTTGAGGCTGGTACAGAATATTAATATTCaggatatttaaacattttaatttagcaTCTGTTTCCATTTTTAACCCATAATGAGTGAATATTTTAATACCATTACTTAATATTTTTCACATAAATAGTTTGTATAAAAGTAGCTGGACAAGAAACAGatgtcaataataataaaaataaaataataaataacaagtcacatttaaacaaaatagagcaggaataacatgtttacaggaagcaatgaaacaaaaaaaaataataaaaataataataatgatgataatgaaacaGACACTACTGAATGACAATTTACatatctattattttatttagttttttgtcAACCCCTGCTTGTAAATCACATTTCTTGCTAAATAAAATGATCACCACAGACCTCAAAGTATTGATGTTTATCCCATCCTCTATGTAACCTGACATTGAACTCTGTCCTTCTCCTCACAGAGGATGGAGATCATGGGTGGAGGCATGGTGCTGTGAAGAGGACCCGGCGTGCACATTAACAGATTCAGATATTTACAGAGGTTTATATTGTACAGTCTGGATACCCGGTACAGCTTTCAACATTCAAACCTTTACAGATTCTACTCACCGGACGTTTCTTCACCTTTTTAACagaaaacttattttattgGACTTGCTGCTCggctctctgtctttgtctttatgaTGAACTCTGTTCCCAGACATCGTCTTCTTCTTATTCTCTTTAATAAAGGTTTCAGAATCCAGCTGATCGTCCTGCTGAGTGCTGTTACACGACCGTATTTCATCTCTTAAaagaatgttacaatgttaatCCACAGAGTTTAGAACTGAACAGTGGCCTGTACCTCCTGAAACTGGAGGGGAGAGTTTATAGATCAATAGaataattagggatgcaccgatccaacTTTTTAAAGTCCTGATATCCATACCTTGGTTTTGTGACACTGTTTCACCTGGGACTTCCACTTAATCcttgtctggtccatctctgatctgctgcggtccaaCCATGCtatctcatccgtcaacactcaTTGGTTGTCTTTCCAGAACGttgcacagagcaggaccgccggacagctggagtcatgtgaccgaggttgaGGTTGTATTTAGCTTCTTCTGTGCTACACTAGCTGTCCACCCAGCAAAATGTGTACACGAATAACATAAAACTGATCTATACCCAACACCAGGAccagatcggtgcatccctgaTGATAATGTCAGAAAAGATGCCTCATTAACTTGTTTTCtaatttttccctttatttctatttcttaTGTTGTAGTGacatgcctctttttttttagctccgCATGCTAGCCACTAACATTTAACCATCATGTGTAATTTATAGGTCTGTTTAATTTATATTGATTTACTCTTGAAAtgttctttgaaataaaaacctaaatggctgaattaaaatgtttgtcACTGAGTCAATAAATGTGTCGGACCAGAGAGGAACTGAGTCAAAGTttgctctataaataacaaatgaTGGTGCATGAAGAAAGTTAGTGACCATGATAAAGCTGGCCGCAGTATGAAAATGAACACTTAGTATCATGGCGGTTTCATGTCACTGAACTGGAAAAACGTTGCTCTAATCTTCGATTGG contains the following coding sequences:
- the emc4 gene encoding ER membrane protein complex subunit 4, which translates into the protein MASPGGQGGGGALSTRGGGGARRMKWALELSLGNTRSRDRQGGQGDVVYPIGYSEKPVPDTSIQETDKNLVEKRCWDVALGPLKQIPMNLFIMYMSGNTISIFPIMMVCMMAWRPIQALMSLSATFKLLESSSQQWLQGFVYLIGNLLGSALAIYKCQSMGLLPTHSSDWLAFIDPPQRMEIMGGGMVL